From a single Phragmites australis chromosome 7, lpPhrAust1.1, whole genome shotgun sequence genomic region:
- the LOC133924314 gene encoding gamma-glutamylcyclotransferase 2-3, producing MAAMSPMWVFGYGSLIWNPGFAYDARLVGFVRDYRRVFYQGSTDHRGTPKFPGRTVTLEHQPGTTCWGIAYKISREEDKQVALEYLEVREKQYDEKIYLDLYTDSSPKTPAVQNVMVYLATASNESNQNYLGPAPLEEMAKQIYLAEGPTGPNKEYLFKLEDALNKLGVVDPHVQELANAVREYSGTELSH from the exons ATGGCGGCGATGTCGCCGATGTGGGTGTTCGGGTACGGCTCGCTGATCTGGAACCCCGGGTTCGCCTACGACGCCCGCCTCGTCGGCTTCGTCAGGGACTACCGCCGCGTCTTCTACCAGG GGAGCACGGACCACAGGGGCACGCCGAAGTTCCCCGGAAGGACCGTCACGCTCGAGCACCAGCCTGGGACGACTTGC TGGGGAATTGCTTACAAAATTTCAAGGGAGGAAGATAAGCAGGTAGCTCTGGAG TATCTGGAAGTAAGAGAGAAGCAGTACGATGAGAAGATTTACCTTGACTTGTATACA GATTCATCGCCAAAAACACCAGCTGTACAGAATGTGATGGT ATACTTGGCGACAGCGAGTAATGAAAGCAACCAAAACTATCTAGGTCCCGCACCTCTGGAAGAAATGGCCAA GCAAATTTACCTTGCTGAAGGCCCAACTGGACCTAACAAAGAGTATCTGTTCAAACTTGAGGATGCTCTAAACAAACTAG GAGTTGTAGATCCACATGTCCAGGAACTGGCGAATGCTGTGCGTGAGTATTCTGGCACCGAGTTATCTCATTGA
- the LOC133924315 gene encoding aspartyl protease 37-like, with translation MNSKLLLLLFLALPVLPARCSSAPPRSVHLELVRVDALVSTNLTEHELLRSAVQRSLDRPGSIGRPGVDTGGRKAATAEAPLLPGGGEYLVKLGIGTPQHFFSAAIDTASDLVWMQCQPCASCYRQLDPVFNPKLSSSFAVVPCSSDTCDQLDEHRCRDEGDETACQYTYKYSGNAATKGTLAMDKLAIGSDVFHGVVFGCSDSSVGGPPPQASGLVGLGRGPFSLVTQLSVRRFMYCLPPPMSKSAGKLVLGADADALRNASDRVAVTMSSNPRYPSYYHLNLDGLAVGDKTPRRLNRNATSPATVGGRADAHGMIVDIASTITFLEASLYDELANDLEEDIRLPRGTASRLGLDLCFILPEGVGMDRVYVPSVSLSFDGRWLELERDRLFVEDRAGRMMCLMIGKTTGVSILGNFQQQNMQVLYNLRRGKITFAKTSCEYVP, from the exons ATGAACTCCAAACTATTGCTGCTACTCTTCCTCGCCCTCCCTGTCCTCCCAGCGCGCTGCAGCTCGGCGCCACCGCGGTCCGTCCACCTCGAGCTCGTCCGCGTCGATGCATTGGTGTCCACCAACCTCACCGAACACGAGCTCCTCCGGAGCGCCGTGCAGCGCAGCCTCGACCGGCCGGGGAGCATAGGGCGCCCCGGAGTAGACACGGGCGGTCGCAAGGCCGCCACGGCCGAGGCCCCGCTGCTGCCCGGCGGGGGCGAGTACCTGGTGAAGCTCGGCATCGGCACGCCGCAGCACTTCTTCTCGGCGGCCATCGACACCGCCAGCGACCTCGTCTGGATGCAGTGCCAGCCCTGCGCCAGCTGCTACCGCCAGCTCGACCCCGTCTTCAATCCcaagctctcctcctccttcgccgtcgTGCCGTGCAGCAGCGACACGTGCGATCAACTAGACGAACACAG ATGCCGCGACGAAGGCGACGAAACGGCGTGCCAGTACACCTACAAGTACAGCGGGAACGCGGCAACGAAGGGGACCCTGGCCATGGACAAACTGGCCATCGGCAGCGACGTGTTCCACGGCGTCGTCTTCGGCTGCAGCGACTCCAGCGTCGGGGGCCCGCCTCCGCAGGCGTCGGGGCTGGTCGGCCTCGGCCGCGGGCCGTTCTCGCTGGTGACCCAGCTCTCGGTGCGGCGGTTCATGTACTGCCTGCCGCCGCCCATGTCCAAAAGCGCGGGAAAGCTCGTGCTCGGCGCGGACGCGGACGCCCTCCGTAACGCGTCGGACCGGGTCGCCGTCACCATGTCGTCGAACCCGCGGTACCCGTCCTACTACCACCTCAACCTCGACGGGCTCGCCGTCGGCGACAAGACCCCACGGCGCCTGAACAGGAACGCGACGTCGCCGGCGACAGTGGGCGGCCGCGCCGACGCGCACGGGATGATCGTGGACATCGCGTCGACGATCACGTTCCTGGAGGCGTCCCTGTACGATGAGCTGGCGAATGATCTGGAGGAGGATATCAGGCTGCCCCGCGGCACGGCGTCGCGCCTGGGCCTGGACCTCTGCTTCATCCTGCCGGAGGGGGTGGGGATGGACAGGGTGTACGTGCCGTCGGTGTCGCTGTCGTTCGACGGGCGGTGGCTGGAGCTGGAGAGGGACCGGCTGTTCGTGGAGGACAGGGCCGGTAGGATGATGTGCCTGATGATCGGCAAGACGACCGGGGTGTCCATCCTGGGCAACTTCCAGCAGCAGAACATGCAGGTTCTCTACAACCTGCGCCGGGGGAAGATCACCTTCGCCAAGACCAGCTGCGAATACGTGCCATAG